The genome window GTCGGGAAAGGGGGTGCGTTTTGCTTTTGGGGGAGCACACCGAGGGTACCGGCTCCCCTCGAGAGCAGGAGCCCCGCAGTCCGCGCAGCGCCGACCCAGAGGCGCCGGCGGGGAAGGGACCAGGCAGCGCCTCTGggctcccaggagagcactgtcCCCCTGGAATGGCTGGGCACTTTGGGGGAGCCCCAGGCTGAGCGCTGTCCCCCTGGGATGGCTGGGCACTTTGGGGGAGCCCCAGGCTGAGCGCTGTCACCCTGGGATGGCTGGGCACTTTGGGGGAGCCCCAGGCTGAGCGCTGTCCCCCTGGGATGGCTGGGCACTTTGGGGGAGCCCCAGGCTGAGCGCTGTCACCCTGGGATGGCTGGGCACTTTGGGGGAGCCCCAGGCTGAGCGCTGTCCCCCTGGGATGGCTGGGCACTTTGGGGGAGCCCGAGGGTGAGAGCTGTCCCCCTGGGATGGCTGGGCACTTTGGGGGAGCCCCAGGCTGAGCGCTGTCACCCTGGGATGGCTTTGGGgggagccccaggctgggcactgtccccGCGCAGCACTCCCACGAtgtgggaggagggaaggggcagccGCTGGGACACTTGGCTGCTGGCGAAGCCCTTGGTGATCTTCCTTTGCTGCCATCAGGATGCCAGTGGAAGCATATGTGAGATTTTGGCGGTTGGATGTGCCAGAGGTGACAGCCAATTGAAGAGCAGAGGTCTCACTTATTTCTCCCCACTTCCAGGTCATCCTTAGCACCAGTGAGCCTAGCCATCCTCTCCTATAGCCATGGAGAACTCCTCCCTCCCTGAAATCAATTCCTCATGTGCAGACTGCACTGGAAGAGGACATGGGAGTCTGAATATGTCCACTACTCCAGTAAGCCCCAGGTACTACATCACAGTGCCTGTCATCTACTCTGTCATCTGTGCCGTGGGGCTGACAGGCAACACTGCTGTCATCTATGTCATTCTCAAAGCACCAAAGATGAAAACAGTAACCAACATCTTCATCCTCAACCTGGCCATTGCTGATGAGCTCTTTACCTTGGTGCTGCCCATCAACATTGCTGACtacctgctcctgcagtggCCCTTTGGAGAGTTCATGTGCAAGCTCATCATCTCCATAGACCAGTACAACATTTTCTCCAGCATCTACTTCCTCACTGTCATGAGCATCGACCGCTACCTCGTTGTGGCAGCCACCACCAAGTCCAGGAAGGTGTCCTACCGTACCTACCGAGCAGCCAAGATTGTCAGCCTCTGTGTCTGGTCCTTTGTCACCATCATCATCCTGCCCTTCGCTGTCTTTGCCAAGATACACGAGGAGCAGGGGCGCTCCCACTGCGTCTTCGTGTTCCCGCATCCCGAGAGCGTGTGGTGGAAAGG of Molothrus ater isolate BHLD 08-10-18 breed brown headed cowbird chromosome 1, BPBGC_Mater_1.1, whole genome shotgun sequence contains these proteins:
- the NPBWR1 gene encoding neuropeptides B/W receptor type 1 gives rise to the protein MENSSLPEINSSCADCTGRGHGSLNMSTTPVSPRYYITVPVIYSVICAVGLTGNTAVIYVILKAPKMKTVTNIFILNLAIADELFTLVLPINIADYLLLQWPFGEFMCKLIISIDQYNIFSSIYFLTVMSIDRYLVVAATTKSRKVSYRTYRAAKIVSLCVWSFVTIIILPFAVFAKIHEEQGRSHCVFVFPHPESVWWKGSRIYTLILGFVIPVSTICTLYTTMLCRLRHVQLHCNAKALDKAKKKVTLMVVAILGVCLLCWTPFHLSTVVALIMDIPQTPLVIGISYFITSLSYANSCFNPFLYAFLDESFRRSFRRLIDCRATS